The Arcobacter sp. CECT 8983 genome contains the following window.
TTTTGCTCTAGGAGTAATATCGATTCCTAACATATCTTCAACAGCTTTTGAATAACCGATATTATTTAAAATTGCAGAACAATAATTTAGTCTATCAGTATATGGAATGATTTGAGAGTAGTTGTGAGTTTCACAAGATTTTTCAAAACCTCTATGTAAGTAACCAATTTCAGTTACACAAGCAGCAATTGTTTCACCTTCCATTGCAACGAAGTTTCTAATTGTACCGTGTGAAGCAGGGTGAGAAGGTCCAACATTTAGCATCATTAGATCTTCCATATCAGCTTCACTATAACCTTTTCTTTTTAATAAAGGAAGCATTTCATCCATTAAGTCTTCAGTTTCAGTACAAATCTGACCTTTAGTGATTTCATAATCTTTTCTAAGTGGATGTCCTACAAATTGATGATGATTTAGTACTCTTTTTAAGTTTGGGTGACCTTTAAATCTAATACCATATTGATCATAAGTTTCTCTTTCTCCCCAATCTGCAGCGTAATATAAATCAGTAATTGAATCAACTTCTAAAGTGTTATCATCAACATACGATTTAATAGAAATTTGTTTTTTAAAGTTACTAGTTCTTAAAACATAGATAACTGCAAATCTAGATGGGGTAACATCAGGATATTTTAAAAAATCAATAGCAGTAATATCTAGTAATAATGTATAATCTTCTTCATTTTTAAGTCTAGTAATTGTTGATTTTATATCTTTTGCATTAATAAGCATATCTGTTTTAAGCATCTAAAATCCCTTTGAAGTTTTGGTCTCTTTCTTTGATTATAGATTCATTATAAGATTTTTTCTGAATATTCATAATTGCATCTAAAACAGCTTCTGGTCTTGGAGGACAACCTGAAATATATTCATGCACAGGAATAACTTCATCAATTCCTTGTAATGTTGTATAGTTATCATAAAAACCACCAGAACATGCACATGCTCCCATAGAGATAACCCATTTAGGTTCACACATTTGATCCCAAATTCTTTTTAAAACAGGAGCTTGTTTATAAGTAATAGTTCCTGCAACAATAAGTAAGTCTGCCTGTCTTGGCGAGAATCTTACAACCTCTGCTCCAAATCTTGATATATCATATTTCGCTGCTGCAACTGACATGAACTCAATACCACAACATGCTGTACCAAATGCCATTGGCCACATTGAATATGATCTAGCCCAGTTAACTGCTTCATCAAGTTTAGTTGTGATTATAGAATCACCTAAATTAGCTTCAGCTCCTAATCCCATGATAACGCCTTTTTCTTATACATATAAATAAGGCCAGCAAAAAGTAGTCCAATAAAAATAAACATTTTTACTAAACCTGCATAGCCAAGGTCAACTAAGTTTACTGCCCAAGGAAACATAAAGATTATTTCTACATCAAATAATAAGAATCCAATAGCTACTAAGTAAAACTTAATAGAAAACCTAATGTTTGTAGTTCCAACTGGGTTGGAAACACCACTTTCGTAAACTGTATTTTTTAATTTATCTTGTGTATTGTTTGGCCCTAGGTACTTTGTTAGTAAGAAAACTCCTACTAATATAAAAGCAATAGAGACAAAAATCACAGATGAAAGAACTAAATGTGTCGACATAATGTATCCCATTTATTAGAATGTTTACTAAATTGTACAATAAAATAAGTTACTATTTGGTCATATGTTAAAAATTCTTAGAAGTTTAGAATTTGGTGAGAAGATTTGTAATACTAAAGGGGAAACAGGGCTAAAAATATGTAACTATTTTACCCAGTCCCTCTTCAAGTTGAGATATTGGAAGTGCACAATTTAGCCTAAAATACGAGTCTCCTTCAGTTCCAAAGCTTCGTCCATCATTAAGTGCAACTTTTGATTTTTCAAATAACAAATTTTTTATTTCTTTATGTTTTAGCTTTGTGTTTTTAAAGTTTAGCCATAACAAATATGTTGCTTCTGGCTCTAAAAATTCTACTTTTGAGTTACTTTCTATTAAATATTCTTTAGTAAAATCAATATTATTTTTTAGATATTTTTTTAATTCTTCTAACCATTCTTCACCAAATTCATATGCAGCTTCTAATGCTGTAAATCCAAATACATTTACAGAAGCTAATTCTCTTTTTGTAATTTCTTTATCAAATCTTTCTTTTATTTCTTTGTTTTCACAAATTGCATATGAACAATTTAAGCCTGCAATATTAAATGTTTTTCCAGGTGAGTTTAAAGTTAAAGTAATGTTTGAAATCTCCTTTGATATTGATGCTATAGGAGTAAACTTTTTAAATACAATATCAGCATGAATTTCATCACTTATTATTAGTAAATTGTTTTCTATACAAATTTTGGCTAATTGTTCAAGCTCATCTTTATCCCAAACCCTTCCAACTGGATTGTGTGGAGAACATAAAACTAATATTTTAGATTTAGAAGTAATTTTGTTTTTTAAATCTTCTAAATCCATAGTATAGTAACCGTTTTCTTCTTTTAGTGAATTTCTAACTACGGTTCTATTATTATGTTTAATTGAGTTAAACAGAGGAAAATATACAGGAGTTTGAACAATAATTTCATCACCTTCTTCACTAAAAGCTTCAATTGCTGCACTATAAGCCGGAACTACACCATTACAAAAAGATATCCATGAAGTATCAATTTCCCATGAGTGTCTTTTTTTCATCCACTCTTTAACAAGGTTATAAGTTTTTGTAGTAGGTTTTGTGTATCCATAAATTCCATGTTGAGCTCTTTTTATAATTGCATCATTTATAATATCAGGAGTTTTAAAATCCATATCAGCTACCCAAAGTGGTTGTAAATCAGAGTATCCAAAGTATGTTTCTAGTGCATCATATTTAGCACAAGATGTTCCTTTTCTATTTACTATCTCATCAAACATATATATTACCTCTACTATAAACTATTTTTTAATGATAAAATGATATAAAACTTATACTAACAATTAGTTTACTATGAGGAAAAAATGAAAGAAGCTATTGAAATTTTAAAAAAAAATGATCTTTTAAGAATCATTGATGATGAGTTGGATATATATTTAGAGATACCACACATCGCTTATGTTGAAGTAAAAAAAGAAGACTCAAAGGCATTATTATTTACAAATGTTGTAGATAGAAAAAACAATAAAAAATTTGATATTCCAGTATTAATGAATGTATTCTGTAATGAAAAAGCGGTAAAACTTTTCATTGGAGATGGAGATAAGATTGGAAAAGAGATTGAATCTTTATTAAAAATGAAACCACCTACAACATTAAGTGAAAAACTTTCTACCTTTGGAAAACTATTTGCACTTAAAAATACAATTCCTAAAAAAAATAGGGGAAAAGGTGAGTGTCAAGAAGTAATAAAACTTGGAAGTGAAGCAAAACTTTCAGACCTTCCAATTTTAAGTACATGGGAACAAGATGGGGGACCATTTATTACTATGGGACAAGTTTATACTACCTCTTTAAATGGTGAAATGAAAAATTTAGGAATGTATAGACTTCAAGTATATGATGACAACACATTAGGAATGCACTG
Protein-coding sequences here:
- a CDS encoding NADH-quinone oxidoreductase subunit B, producing the protein MGLGAEANLGDSIITTKLDEAVNWARSYSMWPMAFGTACCGIEFMSVAAAKYDISRFGAEVVRFSPRQADLLIVAGTITYKQAPVLKRIWDQMCEPKWVISMGACACSGGFYDNYTTLQGIDEVIPVHEYISGCPPRPEAVLDAIMNIQKKSYNESIIKERDQNFKGILDA
- a CDS encoding NADH-quinone oxidoreductase subunit A; protein product: MSTHLVLSSVIFVSIAFILVGVFLLTKYLGPNNTQDKLKNTVYESGVSNPVGTTNIRFSIKFYLVAIGFLLFDVEIIFMFPWAVNLVDLGYAGLVKMFIFIGLLFAGLIYMYKKKALSWD
- a CDS encoding MalY/PatB family protein → MFDEIVNRKGTSCAKYDALETYFGYSDLQPLWVADMDFKTPDIINDAIIKRAQHGIYGYTKPTTKTYNLVKEWMKKRHSWEIDTSWISFCNGVVPAYSAAIEAFSEEGDEIIVQTPVYFPLFNSIKHNNRTVVRNSLKEENGYYTMDLEDLKNKITSKSKILVLCSPHNPVGRVWDKDELEQLAKICIENNLLIISDEIHADIVFKKFTPIASISKEISNITLTLNSPGKTFNIAGLNCSYAICENKEIKERFDKEITKRELASVNVFGFTALEAAYEFGEEWLEELKKYLKNNIDFTKEYLIESNSKVEFLEPEATYLLWLNFKNTKLKHKEIKNLLFEKSKVALNDGRSFGTEGDSYFRLNCALPISQLEEGLGKIVTYF